In Triticum aestivum cultivar Chinese Spring chromosome 5B, IWGSC CS RefSeq v2.1, whole genome shotgun sequence, the following proteins share a genomic window:
- the LOC123113448 gene encoding cytochrome c biogenesis protein CCS1, chloroplastic, whose translation MPSPTCYLLLNPSRTCHRLRPPSPRLPARCARLRVSCDVPRQGGDDGGGPKRGVIPAGPGKGKKQVVFFDAAPPVAQQGDGEDVKGKAPEVKKDGAALRALRRATKRTLSVLSNLPLAITEMFAIAGLMALGTVIDQGEAPSHYFEQFPEDNPVFGFITWRWILTPGFDHMFSSPVFLGLLALLAASLMACTFTTQLPMVKVAKRWSFMSSGGSIRKQDFAESLPRASIQDLGVILMGAGYEVFTKGPSLYAFKGLAGRYAPIGVHVAMIFVMAGATLSATGSFKGSVDVPQGLNFVIGDIMKPKGIFSVAPDVFNTEVHVNRFYMEYYDSGEVSQFYSDLSLFDLDGKEVMRRTIKVNDPLRYGGITIYQTDWGFSALQVKKNGEGPFNLAMAPLQLNGNKKLYGTFLPLQDSDSSGVKGISMLARDLQSIVLYDQDGKFVGVRRPSSKLPIEINGNEILIEDAIGSTGLDLKTDPGIPIVYAGFGALMLTTCISYLSHAQLWALQDGTTVVVGGKSNRAKIEFSDEMNRLLNKVPELVSVGEKTVDNKSSTA comes from the exons atgccGTCCCCCACGTGCTACCTCCTCCTGAACCCCTCCAGGACCTGCCACCGCCTCCGCCCGCCGTCTCCGCGCCTCCCCGCCCGCTGCGCCCGCCTCCGTGTCTCCTGCGACGTGCCGCGGCAGGGGGGTGACGACGGCGGCGGGCCCAAGCGCGGGGTCATCCCCGCCGGACCCGGAAAGGGCAAGAAGCAGGTCGTGTTCTTCGACGCCGCGCCGCCGGTGGCCCAGCAGGGAGACGGCGAGGATGTGAAGGGGAAGGCGCCGGAGGTGAAGAAGGACGGCGCGGCGCTGCGGGCGCTGAGGCGCGCCACCAAGCGGACGCTGTCGGTCCTGTCCAACCTCCCGCTCGCCATCACCGAGATGTTCGCCATTGCCGGCCTCATGGCCCTGG GCACGGTGATTGACCAGGGAGAGGCGCCGAGCCACTACTTCGAGCAGTTCCCCGAGGACAACCCGGTGTTCGGCTTCATCACCTGGAGGTGGATCCTCACCCCCGGCTTCGACCACATGTTCTCCTCGCCGGTCTTCCTCGGCTTACTCGCGCTCCTCGCGGCGTCGCTGATGGCCTGCACCTTCACCACCCAATTGCCCATGGTGAAGGTGGCGAAAAG ATGGTCGTTTATGAGTTCAGGGGGAAGCATTAGGAAGCAAGACTTTGCGGAATCTCTTCCCCGCGCATCTATTCAGGATTTGGGGGTCATCTTGATGGGTGCCGGATATGAG GTCTTTACTAAGGGCCCGTCTTTGTATGCCTTCAAGGGCCTTGCTGGTCGGTACGCGCCGATTGGCGTGCACGTGGCGATGATTTTTGTCATGGCAGGTGCCACGCTTTCTGCGACCGGAAGCTTTAAAGGCTCGGTGGATGTCCCCCAAGGACTGAATTTCGTCATTGGAGATATCATGAAACCCAAAGGCATTTTCTCAGTCGCACCGGATGTTTTCAATACTGAAGTCCATGTCAACCGGTTCTACATGGAGTACTATGATAGTGGAGAG GTTTCACAATTTTATAGCGATCTTTCACTTTTCGACCTTGATGGCAAAGAAGTAATGAGGAGGACGATCAAAGTTAATGATCCCCTGAGGTATGGTGGGATCACGATATACCAAACGGACTGGGGGTTTTCAGCATTACAGGTGAAGAAAAATGGTGAAGGACCTTTTAACTTGGCAATGGCACCCTTGCAACTGAATGGCAATAAAAAGCTATACGGAACATTCTTGCCACTTCAAGACTCTGATTCTTCAGGTGTCAAGGGAAT ATCAATGCTTGCTCGAGATCTTCAGTCTATTGTGTTGTATGATCAAGATGGCAAGTTTGTAGGAGTTCGCCGGCCAAGCTCTAAACTCCCTATTGAAATCAATGGCAATGAAATATTAATTGAGGATGCTATTGGCAGTACTGGTCTGGATCTCAAG ACTGATCCAGGAATTCCTATCGTGTATGCTGGATTCGGTGCGCTCATGTTGACGACCTGCATTAGCTATCTTTCGCATGCTCAG TTATGGGCGCTGCAAGACGGAACTACAGTAGTTGTCGGAGGGAAGTCCAATCGAGCCAAAATTGAATTTTCTGATGAGATGAACCGGTTACTTAATAAAGTACCAGAGTTGGTTAGTGTTGGTGAGAAAACAGTAGATAATAAATCAAGTACTGCGTGA
- the LOC123117039 gene encoding uncharacterized protein, producing the protein MSPGSGKLRWLWRAPARAFGRARDFYVRSITGCARYVPADAAFGAYPVLVPAPLSRSQSCGSGADYGGEEDLRELIRAASQRREGEQQRQAVHLHAVPRSQSVAGAASMAPIDEDAPCEFAGGAGATLYSRSQSYAGGAMGPRKSHCHTKMSALG; encoded by the coding sequence ATGAGCCCGGGGAGCGGGAAGCTGCGGTGGCTGTGGAGGGCGCCGGCGCGGGCGTTCGGCCGCGCGCGGGACTTCTACGTGCGGAGCATCACGGGGTGCGCGCGCTACGTCCCGGCCGACGCGGCCTTCGGCGCCTATCCGGTGCTCGTGCCCGCGCCGCTGTCCAGGAGCCAGAGCTGCGGCTCCGGCGCCGACTATGGCGGCGAGGAGGACCTCCGGGAGCTCATCCGAGCGGCCTCGCAGAGGCGCGAAGGCGAGCAGCAGCGGCAGGCCGTCCATCTCCATGCCGTGCCCAGGAGCCAGAGCGTGGCGGGGGCGGCGTCCATGGCGCCGATCGACGAGGACGCGCCGTGCGAGTTCGCCGGCGGCGCGGGCGCCACGCTCTACTCCCGCAGCCAGAGCTACGCCGGCGGGGCCATGGGGCCCAGGAAGTCTCACTGCCACACTAAGATGTCGGCCTTGGGCTGA